In Kogia breviceps isolate mKogBre1 chromosome 19, mKogBre1 haplotype 1, whole genome shotgun sequence, a single genomic region encodes these proteins:
- the TLCD2 gene encoding TLC domain-containing protein 2: MAPSGLLVTGASFAAFRGLHWGLQLLPTPGSAAQDRWKWRNICVSLVHSLLTGAGALLGLSLYPQMAADPIHGHPPWALVLVAISVGYFLADGADMLWNQTLGQAWELLCHHLVVVSCLSTAILSGHYVGFSVVSLLLELNSTCLHLRKLLLLSRQAPSLAFSVTSWATLATLALFRLVPLGWMSLWLIRQHHQVPIALVILGGTGLVTVGATSITLGVRILVSDVLRSRPRPSIPEHKETMGTRTCCDGEPVTRDDSTLSLKD; this comes from the exons ATGGCGCCCTCCGGGCTCCTCGTGACCGGCGCCTCCTTCGCCGCCTTCCGGGGGCTGCACTGGGGGCTGCAGCTTCTGCCCACGCCGGGATCTGCTGCCCAGGACCGTTGGAAGTGGCGGAACATCTGTGTCTCCCTGGTTCACAGCCTGCTTACGGGGGCCGGGGCGCTGCTCGG GCTGTCACTGTACCCTCAGATGGCCGCCGACCCGATTCATGGCCACCCACCCTGGGCCCTGGTGCTGGTGGCTATATCTGTGG GTTATTTCCTGGCCGATGGAGCTGACATGCTGTGGAACCAGACGTTGGGCCAGGCCTGGGAACTTCTTTGTCACCATTTGGTG GTAGTGAGCTGCCTCAGCACTGCCATTCTCTCTGGCCACTATGTGGGCTTCTCTGTGGTGTCTCTGCTCCTGGAGCTGAACTCCACCTGCCTGCACCTACGAAAGCTGCTGCTGCTTTCTCGCCAGGCCCCATCCCTGGCCTTCAGTGTGACCAGCTGGGCCACCCTGGCTACCCTGGCCCTCTTCCGCCTGGTTCCACTGGGATGGATGAGTCTGTGGCTGATCCGGCAACACCACCAGGTACCTATTGCTCTGGTCATCCTTGGTGGAACTGGGCTGGTCACTGTGGGTGCTACGAGCATCACACTGGGTGTCCGCATTTTGGTCAGTGATGTCCTGCGGTCTCGGCCCCGCCCATCCATCCCTGAGCACAAGGAAACCATGGGCACCAGGACATGTTGCGATGGTGAGCCTGTCACCAGGGATGATTCTACTCTCAGCCTGAAAGACTAA